In one Deltaproteobacteria bacterium genomic region, the following are encoded:
- a CDS encoding response regulator, translated as MESCTLLTIEDEEPIRRSIRAFFEDLEFTVMDAGDGEKGLELFRQRQPAVVLVDLRMPGMTGLDVIDVLSREAPETPVVVLSGTGVVADAIEAIRRGAWDYIMKPIKDMAELEHVVNGVLERARLREESRRYHTSLEEEIELRTRELRESEERYRDLVENMNDAIYVVDEGGTISYISPVIERMAGYRPDEVIGRDFRDFFLNEARDQMTAEYRGFLAGESRNGEYVLLNKSGEPLWVRASSRPIWDGGRIAGIQGILTDITDRKTAEQQLENKARELEVLNLLGREMGQDLSVDAIVNRVLRAAKTSLQSDLVALFLKDGNDLILKGFQPHGQAFSEEDVPAHHVGECLCGIAAREGATVYSVDIHTDPRCTYDECKRAGLRSFAALALKSAGEVIGVLGLASQKTRDFQVSSSFLEALGNQTATGLKNALLFEKVRSDAIELQTRLEQIQETQKEKEELMLQLHRSQKMEAIGTLAGGIAHDFNNILTPIVMGTEMALMNVPPDNRANRMLERVLDAGARAKDLVNQILTFSRQDDLEKGPMQVGPILKEAIKLTRAALPSTIEIRQDIRTDNDTVLANPTQVHQVIVNFVTNAAHAMRAKGGILEITLDEEILDEVRVAETKTSLSPGPFLKLTVKDTGHGMDPRTLEKIFDPFFTTKAREEGTGLGLATVHGIIRSCEGAVVVESELGKGSRFTIYLPRVKSLDKEKEKHGQPIPHGTERILFVDDEPMIAEMYADMLRFLGYVVECRTDPLDTLNAFRNDPEGYDLVITDMTMPRMTGDELGKEIMRIRPDMPIILCTGFSERMPEDKALELGFCAFAMKPVVIEEIAQKIRQALDGKRR; from the coding sequence ATGGAATCATGCACGTTGCTGACCATTGAGGATGAGGAACCCATCAGAAGGAGCATCCGGGCATTCTTTGAGGATCTGGAGTTCACCGTGATGGATGCGGGGGATGGGGAAAAGGGCCTTGAACTTTTCCGGCAAAGACAACCGGCAGTCGTTCTGGTGGACCTCCGCATGCCCGGCATGACCGGCCTGGATGTGATCGACGTGCTCTCCCGGGAGGCGCCCGAGACCCCTGTTGTGGTGCTCTCCGGAACAGGCGTTGTGGCCGATGCCATAGAGGCCATTCGGCGGGGGGCCTGGGACTATATTATGAAACCGATCAAAGACATGGCAGAGCTGGAGCACGTCGTTAACGGCGTGCTGGAACGGGCCAGACTCCGGGAGGAAAGCCGCAGATATCATACGAGTCTTGAGGAAGAGATCGAGTTGCGGACAAGGGAACTCCGGGAAAGCGAGGAACGGTATCGCGATCTCGTGGAAAATATGAACGATGCCATTTATGTGGTGGATGAGGGCGGCACCATATCCTATATCAGTCCGGTTATCGAGCGGATGGCGGGATACAGGCCCGATGAGGTCATTGGCCGGGATTTCAGGGACTTTTTCTTGAATGAAGCACGCGATCAAATGACGGCGGAATACCGGGGATTTCTGGCAGGCGAGAGCCGAAATGGCGAATATGTTCTGTTGAACAAATCAGGCGAACCCCTGTGGGTGCGGGCATCGAGCCGGCCCATATGGGATGGAGGCCGAATCGCCGGAATCCAGGGCATCCTCACCGACATCACGGACAGAAAAACGGCGGAGCAGCAACTGGAGAACAAGGCCCGGGAACTGGAGGTGTTAAACCTCCTGGGCAGGGAGATGGGCCAGGACCTTTCGGTTGACGCGATCGTCAACAGGGTATTGAGGGCAGCAAAGACCTCTCTTCAGTCCGACCTTGTGGCCCTGTTTTTAAAGGATGGAAACGACCTCATCTTGAAGGGATTCCAACCGCACGGGCAAGCGTTTTCAGAGGAGGATGTGCCGGCTCATCATGTGGGGGAGTGCCTTTGTGGAATCGCGGCAAGGGAGGGAGCGACGGTCTATTCCGTCGATATCCACACCGACCCTCGCTGCACCTATGACGAATGCAAACGGGCAGGGCTGCGGTCTTTTGCTGCGCTGGCCCTGAAGAGCGCAGGCGAGGTTATCGGGGTGCTGGGTCTGGCCTCGCAGAAAACGAGGGATTTCCAGGTATCTTCTTCATTTCTGGAGGCGCTTGGAAACCAGACTGCCACCGGACTGAAAAACGCCCTTTTATTTGAAAAGGTCCGGTCAGACGCCATTGAGCTTCAGACGAGACTTGAGCAGATCCAGGAGACCCAGAAGGAAAAGGAAGAACTGATGCTTCAGCTTCACCGCAGCCAGAAGATGGAGGCCATCGGAACGCTCGCAGGGGGCATTGCCCACGATTTCAACAATATCCTCACGCCGATTGTGATGGGTACGGAAATGGCCTTGATGAATGTGCCGCCGGATAACCGGGCGAACCGGATGTTGGAGCGGGTGCTGGATGCGGGGGCCAGGGCAAAAGATTTGGTGAACCAGATTCTTACCTTCAGTCGTCAGGACGATCTGGAGAAGGGGCCGATGCAGGTGGGACCTATTTTAAAAGAGGCGATCAAACTGACACGGGCAGCCCTCCCCTCGACCATAGAAATCCGGCAGGATATCCGAACGGACAATGACACGGTCCTGGCCAACCCGACACAGGTGCATCAGGTGATTGTCAATTTCGTAACGAACGCGGCCCATGCCATGCGGGCCAAAGGAGGGATCCTGGAGATCACCCTGGACGAGGAGATCCTGGATGAAGTGAGGGTGGCGGAAACGAAAACATCGCTGAGCCCCGGGCCGTTCCTCAAACTGACGGTAAAGGACACAGGGCACGGCATGGACCCCAGGACCCTGGAGAAGATCTTTGATCCCTTTTTCACCACCAAGGCGAGGGAAGAGGGGACCGGTCTGGGCCTCGCGACCGTGCATGGGATCATCCGGAGCTGTGAAGGTGCGGTGGTGGTAGAGAGTGAATTGGGGAAGGGTTCTCGCTTTACCATCTATCTGCCGAGGGTCAAGTCTCTTGACAAAGAAAAGGAGAAGCACGGTCAGCCCATTCCTCATGGTACCGAGAGGATCCTGTTTGTGGACGATGAGCCGATGATTGCGGAGATGTATGCCGATATGTTGCGGTTTCTGGGGTATGTGGTGGAATGCAGGACCGATCCCCTGGACACTTTGAATGCCTTCAGGAACGATCCGGAAGGCTATGACCTGGTCATTACCGATATGACCATGCCCAGGATGACAGGAGACGAACTGGGGAAGGAAATCATGCGGATCAGACCGGACATGCCCATCATCCTCTGTACGGGGTTCAGTGAGCGGATGCCCGAGGACAAGGCCCTCGAGTTGGGATTTTGCGCCTTTGCCATGAAACCTGTGGTGATCGAAGAGATAGCGCAAAAGATCCGTCAGGCCCTTGACGGGAAAAGACGATGA
- a CDS encoding PAS domain S-box protein, producing the protein MDWGRTMNSGDPGRPENQEERAGGSVLRRVANWWSALRIFPLFERRSKGMRERILLSVIIIGILFSGLAAVPAVLLALRERLWVPLSMDVAVFACGLGLLIGKRLRYKVKAWVACALIYIVGVYVVFFFGFLSGGPIWLFSFAVVCGLLLGVKPAIIAICVNMGTLGILGWLHAATPLGDKVPFFVSPLNALAAGGNFIFLNTLVAISCALLIQDEKEVSISLTREKSQILEAKRRLEEEVISRKEAEKKQRELARELEFLHATAMEFVNVRDRKSLYQIIGTRIKAILGDVVVLVNSYEPETRQFCTMAVEGIGAGLERILNVLGRDPVGMITTLNDESAEQTLKTGKLADGPKGIHGLSFGAIPKAIAQSLEKLVGIRRIYVVGLVREGELFGSAIIVDRSTSSGADFVSRKRLVEAYVNQASLALLRNRFERELKESEERYRQLVNNAPAGIYEIDLKNFVITNVNEVMCGYTGYTKEEFLTLNPLSLMAEESLEHFMERGRRIFAAQPISESTEYKIRRKDGSTFWVRSHSKATYAHGVAVKDTLVFHDITEVKTLEEEKRQLQESLLEARKMEAIATLAGGVAHQFNNALSVVSVSMDMLELSREEGNDHQKYTNMVRDSIQRMTGLTSQLLAYARGGKYYARILSLSRFVAETLPTLLPEMPTSVQWETDLSQDVLPVKADPKQMKSVLSAILTNAAEAMEEGGKVRIACTVQTVHEGDLKEYPDLVPGPYTALTIEDNGKGMDEQTLRKIFDPFFTTKFQGRGLAMPAVLGIIKNHGGWIGVDSEKGKGTTVRILLPVFEE; encoded by the coding sequence TTGGACTGGGGTCGAACCATGAATTCAGGCGATCCCGGAAGACCTGAGAATCAAGAGGAGAGGGCGGGAGGTTCCGTTCTGAGGCGTGTGGCCAATTGGTGGTCCGCTCTCAGAATTTTTCCGCTGTTTGAACGGCGGTCAAAGGGGATGCGGGAGCGCATTCTCCTGTCTGTCATCATCATAGGGATTTTATTTTCAGGGCTCGCGGCTGTCCCTGCTGTGCTGCTTGCGCTGAGGGAGAGGCTTTGGGTCCCTTTGTCAATGGACGTTGCGGTATTTGCATGCGGCCTCGGTCTCCTTATCGGGAAGAGGCTGAGATACAAAGTCAAGGCATGGGTGGCCTGTGCCCTGATCTATATCGTCGGCGTCTACGTGGTTTTCTTCTTTGGGTTCCTAAGCGGGGGTCCCATCTGGCTTTTCTCCTTTGCGGTCGTATGTGGTCTGCTCCTCGGCGTGAAGCCGGCAATCATAGCAATATGCGTCAATATGGGGACCTTGGGGATACTTGGGTGGCTTCACGCTGCAACCCCATTGGGAGACAAGGTTCCATTCTTCGTTAGTCCACTGAATGCACTTGCCGCCGGTGGAAACTTCATCTTTTTGAATACATTGGTGGCGATCTCCTGCGCCCTGTTGATACAGGATGAAAAGGAGGTCTCCATTTCCCTGACAAGGGAGAAGTCCCAGATCCTGGAGGCCAAGAGGAGACTTGAAGAAGAAGTTATTTCTCGCAAGGAGGCGGAAAAGAAACAACGGGAACTTGCACGGGAGCTGGAGTTTCTGCACGCCACGGCCATGGAGTTCGTGAACGTAAGGGACAGGAAGTCCCTTTACCAAATCATCGGGACGAGGATCAAGGCAATACTCGGGGATGTCGTGGTGCTGGTCAATTCCTATGAACCCGAGACGAGGCAATTCTGCACGATGGCCGTGGAAGGCATAGGGGCCGGCCTGGAGCGTATTTTGAACGTACTGGGGCGAGACCCCGTGGGAATGATAACCACACTGAATGACGAGTCTGCAGAGCAGACACTCAAGACCGGGAAGCTTGCGGACGGCCCGAAAGGGATCCATGGCCTCTCGTTCGGCGCCATACCCAAGGCTATTGCCCAGTCGCTCGAGAAGCTCGTGGGCATCCGCCGGATCTATGTGGTCGGATTAGTCAGAGAGGGGGAGTTGTTTGGGAGTGCGATTATCGTGGATCGAAGTACTTCCTCGGGTGCGGATTTTGTGTCGAGGAAAAGGCTGGTAGAGGCATATGTAAACCAGGCGTCCTTGGCCCTGCTTCGCAACCGATTCGAGCGGGAGCTGAAGGAGAGCGAAGAGCGCTACAGACAACTCGTCAACAATGCCCCGGCGGGCATCTACGAGATAGACCTGAAGAACTTTGTCATAACAAATGTCAACGAGGTGATGTGTGGGTACACGGGTTACACAAAAGAGGAATTTCTGACCCTCAATCCGCTGAGCCTCATGGCGGAAGAGAGCCTCGAGCATTTTATGGAAAGGGGGCGGCGTATCTTTGCCGCTCAACCGATCTCGGAAAGCACGGAGTATAAGATCCGCAGAAAGGATGGCAGTACTTTCTGGGTCAGATCCCATTCCAAGGCGACCTACGCCCACGGGGTCGCCGTCAAGGACACGCTGGTCTTCCACGATATCACCGAGGTGAAGACCCTCGAGGAGGAGAAGCGGCAACTTCAGGAGAGTCTCTTGGAGGCCCGCAAGATGGAGGCCATTGCCACCCTGGCGGGGGGCGTCGCCCACCAGTTCAACAATGCCCTTTCGGTGGTTTCGGTGAGCATGGATATGCTGGAGCTGTCCAGGGAAGAAGGAAACGACCACCAGAAATACACAAACATGGTCAGGGACTCGATTCAGAGGATGACCGGGCTCACCAGTCAACTCCTTGCCTATGCGCGCGGCGGAAAATACTATGCCCGGATCCTGTCTCTGAGCCGGTTTGTAGCCGAGACCCTGCCGACGCTCCTCCCCGAGATGCCCACCTCCGTACAGTGGGAAACGGACCTGTCCCAGGATGTCCTGCCTGTCAAGGCCGATCCGAAACAGATGAAGTCCGTGTTGTCCGCCATCCTGACAAACGCCGCGGAGGCCATGGAAGAAGGGGGGAAGGTTCGCATCGCGTGTACAGTTCAGACTGTCCATGAGGGCGATCTGAAGGAATACCCGGACCTGGTTCCCGGGCCTTACACAGCCTTGACTATTGAGGACAACGGCAAGGGGATGGACGAACAGACCCTTAGGAAGATCTTCGACCCCTTTTTCACCACCAAGTTTCAGGGAAGGGGTCTCGCCATGCCCGCGGTCCTGGGAATCATCAAGAACCACGGGGGATGGATCGGCGTTGATTCAGAGAAAGGGAAGGGAACGACCGTGCGCATTCTCTTGCCCGTGTTTGAGGAATAG